One Manduca sexta isolate Smith_Timp_Sample1 chromosome 26, JHU_Msex_v1.0, whole genome shotgun sequence genomic region harbors:
- the LOC119190768 gene encoding endocuticle structural protein SgAbd-6-like, translating to MKLVALLLFCLVATVLTSPIPSQYSDPENVQVLIYENEYIGPGKHRYSFEQSDGTQQEQEGELKNAGTENEIYVVRGSFSWVAPDGEEYTVHYVADENGYQPETPIGEGPGAGLPFEICSSICG from the exons ATGAAGTTG GTggcgttattattattttgcttagtGGCGACGGTGTTGACATCACCAATTCCAAGCCAATATTCTGACCCCGAAAATGTGCAAGTACTGATTTATGAGAATGAATACATCGGACCTGGAAAACACCGCTACAG TTTTGAGCAATCTGATGGAACACAGCAGGAGCAAGAAGGAGAATTAAAGAACGCAGGCACCGAAAACGAAATCTATGTAGTAAGGGGCAGCTTCTCGTGGGTGGCACCTGACGGAGAGGAGTACACAGTGCACTACGTAGCTGATGAAAACGGTTACCAGCCAGAAACACCGATCGGAGAAGGACCCGGTGCAggcttaccttttgaaatatgCAGCTCTATTTGCGGATAA
- the LOC115442545 gene encoding endocuticle structural protein SgAbd-6-like yields MKLVALFLFCLVATVLTSPIPSQYPDPENVQVLKYENEYIGPGKHRYSFEQSDGTQQEQEGELKNAGTEDEIYVVRGSFSWVGPDGVKYTVHYVADENGYQPEPEEGPGSAVPFDLLASSLG; encoded by the exons ATGAAGTTG GTggcgttatttttattttgcttagtGGCGACGGTGTTGACATCACCAATTCCAAGCCAATATCCTGACCCCGAAAATGTGCAAGTACTGAAGTATGAGAATGAATACATCGGACCTGGAAAACACCGCTACAG TTTTGAGCAATCTGATGGAACACAGCAGGAGCAAGAAGGAGAATTAAAGAACGCAGGCACCGAAGATGAAATCTATGTAGTAAGGGGCAGCTTCTCGTGGGTGGGACCTGACGGAGTGAAGTACACAGTGCACTACGTAGCTGATGAAAACGGTTACCAGCCAGAACCCGAAGAAGGGCCCGGATCAGCCGTACCTTTTGATTTGTTAGCCTCTAGTCTAGGATAA
- the LOC115442542 gene encoding uncharacterized protein LOC115442542, protein MFKKALNPLHLVLLSIFHESCGVIYTYEDVELRRIFPSEFPQDTMRKSGSVDAEHLGRYNELRNYFLYPKAKLNSHFEELVCYDEGVAKPCKIDLERYAREEDSYYMSPMKESHLDRRRVYCMMLLCFTEDELDRVVASF, encoded by the exons atgtttaaaaaagcaTTAAATCCGTTGCATCTT GTCCTTCTTTCTATTTTTCACGAAAGTTGTGGTGTAATATATACATA cgaAGATGTAGAATTAAGACGAATCTTTCCGAGTGAATTCCCGCAAGACACAATGAGGAAAAGTGGTTCTGTGGATGCAGAA CATTTAGGTCGCTACAATGAgctaagaaattattttctttatcctAAAGCCAAACTAAACAGTCATTTCGAAGAACTAGTTTGCTACGATGAAGGGGTCGCAAAG CCTTGTAAGATTGACCTAGAGCGGTACGCGCGTGAAGAAGACAGTTATTACATGTCTCCAATGAAAGAAAGCCATTTAGACCGTCGTCGAGTCTACTGCATGATGTTACTGTGCTTTACAGAAGATGAATTAGACAGGGTTGTCGCCTCGTTCTAG